One window of Thermocoleostomius sinensis A174 genomic DNA carries:
- a CDS encoding AAA-like domain-containing protein codes for MPSKILVVDDESDLEILIRQKFRKQIRQQELNFVFARNGLEALQKVQEEPDIDVVLTDINMPEMDGLTLLTELKAAHPLIKAVIVSAYGDMENIRAAMNRGAFDFLTKPIDFQDLEITTSKTLEYVQQIKDALEQERLARQAQTELLVHLRQEIDIRQQTEEALRESEGQLTQFLEALPVAIAVLDIHGKPVYSNHLAEELLGRTSDPNAPIDSISQVYQLYRAGTDQLYPVEELSVVRALQGDRHTTDDVEIRQAHRVIPVEAWATPIYDQKGNIAYAIVAFQDITQRRQAELERVRFTQELERKNQALQQAKDELAIANRTLEEKVQERTRELLQTLEILKATQAELEIENALLRSDRLPSSYDYQVGGSLPMDAPTYVMRQSDRHLYHALKLGEFCYVLNARQMGKSSLRVQIMKRLQAEGMVCAAIDISEIGNRQTTLEQWYAGLAYGLSSSLGLLNHVNIRTWWREHAFLTPVQRLGEFINTVLLEIIPNNIVIFIDEIDSVLSLDFATDDFFILLRTCFNRRADQPRYKRLTFVLLGVATPSHLIQDKNRTPFNIGQAIELNGFQLHEAQPLLRGLTDYVHNPQAVLKEILAWTNGQPFLTQKLCKLVRHVNHRIPASKEPEWIEQLVRSQIIDNWEVHDEPEHLKTIRDRILNNDRFSPDLVVRLLHLYQRVLCQEAIPTDNGFEQTELLLSGLVSKRDGQLLVANRIYETVFSLEWCDRELAKLKTRHELL; via the coding sequence ATGCCCTCTAAAATTTTAGTTGTGGATGATGAATCAGATTTGGAGATTCTCATTCGACAAAAATTTAGGAAGCAAATCCGTCAACAAGAACTGAATTTCGTGTTTGCCCGCAATGGACTTGAAGCCCTACAAAAAGTGCAGGAAGAACCGGATATCGATGTGGTGTTGACAGATATTAATATGCCTGAAATGGATGGACTGACGCTATTAACTGAACTGAAAGCGGCTCATCCCTTAATTAAGGCAGTGATTGTTTCGGCCTATGGTGATATGGAAAATATTCGCGCAGCTATGAATCGTGGCGCGTTTGATTTTCTAACAAAACCGATCGATTTTCAAGATTTAGAAATTACAACGAGCAAAACATTAGAATATGTGCAGCAAATCAAGGACGCGCTTGAACAAGAACGTTTAGCTCGACAAGCACAAACTGAACTACTGGTTCACTTGCGGCAAGAAATTGATATTCGTCAGCAAACAGAAGAAGCATTACGGGAAAGTGAAGGGCAATTAACGCAGTTTTTGGAAGCATTACCTGTAGCCATTGCGGTACTCGATATTCACGGCAAGCCTGTTTACAGCAACCATTTAGCTGAAGAATTATTGGGGCGAACGAGCGATCCCAATGCCCCAATTGATTCCATTTCGCAAGTGTATCAACTGTACCGTGCAGGCACAGATCAACTATATCCAGTTGAAGAACTATCGGTAGTGCGAGCCTTGCAGGGCGATCGACATACCACAGATGATGTTGAAATTCGACAAGCTCATCGCGTGATTCCCGTAGAAGCGTGGGCAACCCCAATTTACGATCAAAAGGGCAATATCGCCTATGCGATCGTGGCATTCCAAGACATTACGCAGCGACGACAAGCAGAATTGGAACGAGTACGATTCACGCAAGAACTGGAACGTAAAAATCAAGCGTTGCAACAAGCAAAAGATGAATTGGCGATTGCCAATCGAACGCTAGAAGAAAAAGTACAAGAACGAACTCGCGAATTGCTCCAAACACTGGAAATTCTGAAGGCAACTCAGGCTGAACTGGAAATTGAAAACGCACTTCTAAGAAGCGATCGACTGCCTTCTAGCTATGATTATCAAGTGGGTGGCAGTTTACCGATGGATGCACCAACCTATGTGATGCGGCAGTCCGATCGGCATCTTTATCATGCGTTGAAGCTAGGTGAATTCTGCTATGTTCTCAACGCTCGTCAGATGGGAAAATCAAGCCTGCGAGTTCAAATTATGAAACGGCTGCAAGCTGAAGGAATGGTGTGTGCAGCGATCGATATTTCAGAAATTGGCAATCGCCAAACAACGTTAGAGCAGTGGTATGCGGGGCTAGCGTATGGACTATCAAGCAGTCTTGGATTGCTCAATCACGTCAATATTCGGACTTGGTGGCGAGAACATGCCTTTTTGACGCCCGTGCAGCGATTGGGTGAATTTATCAACACTGTTTTGCTAGAAATCATTCCAAATAACATTGTGATTTTTATTGACGAAATTGATAGTGTACTCAGTCTAGATTTTGCCACGGATGATTTCTTTATTCTGCTGCGAACTTGTTTTAATCGTCGCGCCGATCAACCGCGCTATAAACGATTAACCTTTGTGTTGTTGGGCGTGGCAACTCCGTCCCATCTCATTCAGGACAAGAATCGGACTCCATTTAATATCGGACAGGCGATTGAACTCAATGGGTTTCAACTACACGAAGCTCAACCGCTACTGCGCGGACTCACCGATTATGTCCATAATCCTCAAGCTGTATTGAAAGAAATTTTAGCTTGGACGAACGGTCAACCTTTTCTAACACAAAAGCTCTGTAAACTGGTGCGCCATGTCAATCATCGAATTCCAGCCAGCAAAGAGCCTGAGTGGATTGAGCAATTGGTTCGCTCGCAGATCATTGATAATTGGGAAGTGCACGATGAACCAGAACATTTGAAGACCATTCGCGATCGAATACTCAATAACGATCGGTTTAGCCCTGATTTAGTAGTGCGACTGCTGCATCTCTATCAGCGTGTTTTGTGCCAGGAAGCAATTCCTACTGATAATGGCTTTGAACAAACTGAATTGTTGTTGTCTGGACTGGTGAGCAAGCGCGATGGTCAACTGCTGGTAGCAAATCGGATTTATGAAACGGTGTTTAGTTTAGAATGGTGCGATCGAGAGTTAGCAAAACTGAAGACGCGCCATGAGTTGTTATAG
- a CDS encoding sensor histidine kinase, whose protein sequence is MGRFFQRRLVQPAYPGSLRTILIAAFVLQILGPVGLVGYLSFRNGQKAVENLASQLVDEVNDRIDQHLTDYLNTPQQINQFNLFALKEGLIRLEDQQRLGRYFWKQMQVFPNVSYINFANAAGEFVGVGREDDGELFIEIIDTNHPTEYYRYRLDAQGNRQQFLWSETYNPHMDEWYSDAVAAGKPVWSTIYQWNDQPEIFSISSSYPVYDEQRNLVGVIGVDHILSQTNDFLKSLDVSPSGRIFILERNGLVVASSSEEQAYVQINGTYQRLNAAKSQDPLIQATTRYLVERFGTLDQVVHTQLLHFNLEGERQFVQVSPWNDRYGLDWLVVVAVPASDFMGQINVNTRTTIGLCLLALVLAIAIAIFTARWVTQPILRLNAAAKAIAKGKWDKTVSIQRRDELGELADSFNEMARQLEESFTTLEQKVEERTHILSQTLEQLKTTQAQIVAQEKMASLGALTAGIAHEIKNPLNFINNFAELSVELTEELVEEIKRSINCVDENARSYMDELLMDLHQNAQKIHEHGKRADKIVRSMLMHSRGERSERQLTDINALLNESVNLAYHGMRAQHSSFNLAIKLDFDEIAPMKVVASDMSRVFLNLINNACYATHAKAKQQRNLTDASYIPQLTVSTRDLETHVKIYVRDNGLGIAPEIQTKIFEPFFTTKPAGEGTGLGLSMSHKIIVQEHQGKIQVDSEYGHYTEFIITLPKTIELPTLIESRRDAE, encoded by the coding sequence ATGGGACGTTTTTTTCAACGAAGACTGGTTCAGCCTGCTTATCCTGGTTCCCTGCGAACAATTTTGATTGCAGCGTTTGTGCTGCAAATTCTAGGCCCTGTTGGACTCGTGGGCTATCTCTCATTTCGCAATGGGCAAAAGGCTGTGGAAAATTTGGCGAGTCAGCTAGTGGATGAAGTGAACGATCGCATCGATCAACATTTAACTGATTATTTGAATACCCCACAGCAGATTAATCAATTCAATTTATTTGCTCTCAAAGAAGGATTAATTCGGCTAGAAGATCAACAGCGCCTAGGACGCTACTTTTGGAAGCAAATGCAAGTATTTCCGAATGTTAGTTACATTAATTTTGCCAACGCAGCGGGTGAATTTGTGGGCGTAGGTCGAGAAGATGATGGCGAACTTTTTATTGAGATCATTGACACAAACCATCCAACCGAATATTACCGCTATCGGTTAGATGCGCAAGGAAATCGGCAACAGTTTTTGTGGTCTGAAACCTATAACCCCCATATGGATGAATGGTATAGTGACGCGGTGGCGGCTGGCAAACCCGTTTGGAGCACCATTTATCAGTGGAATGATCAGCCGGAGATCTTTTCGATTTCATCAAGCTATCCGGTTTATGATGAGCAGCGCAACTTAGTTGGCGTAATTGGTGTAGACCACATTCTGTCGCAAACAAATGACTTTCTTAAAAGTTTAGATGTGAGTCCATCAGGCAGAATTTTCATTTTAGAGCGGAATGGGCTGGTGGTGGCTAGTTCTAGTGAGGAGCAAGCTTATGTGCAGATCAATGGCACCTATCAACGGCTCAATGCTGCCAAAAGTCAAGACCCGTTGATCCAAGCTACGACTCGGTATTTGGTTGAGCGCTTTGGTACTCTCGATCAAGTGGTTCACACTCAATTACTACACTTCAATCTGGAGGGCGAACGTCAGTTTGTGCAAGTATCGCCGTGGAACGATCGCTATGGACTCGATTGGCTGGTGGTTGTCGCCGTGCCCGCCTCAGATTTTATGGGACAAATCAATGTCAATACTCGGACTACGATCGGGTTGTGCCTTTTAGCCTTAGTATTAGCCATTGCGATCGCTATCTTTACGGCTCGGTGGGTGACGCAACCAATTTTACGCCTTAATGCTGCCGCCAAAGCTATCGCTAAAGGAAAGTGGGACAAAACAGTATCTATTCAGCGTCGTGATGAATTAGGGGAACTAGCAGATTCCTTTAACGAAATGGCCAGGCAACTAGAAGAATCTTTTACGACGCTAGAGCAAAAAGTAGAAGAACGGACTCATATCTTGTCGCAAACGTTAGAACAACTAAAAACTACACAGGCTCAAATTGTAGCTCAAGAAAAAATGGCGTCCCTGGGAGCTTTAACCGCAGGCATCGCGCACGAAATCAAAAATCCATTAAATTTCATTAATAATTTTGCAGAATTATCGGTGGAATTGACTGAGGAATTAGTTGAGGAAATTAAACGAAGCATTAATTGCGTAGATGAAAATGCTCGATCGTACATGGATGAGTTACTGATGGACTTGCACCAAAACGCTCAGAAAATCCATGAGCACGGCAAGCGAGCAGACAAGATTGTGAGAAGTATGTTGATGCATTCACGAGGAGAGCGATCCGAACGCCAATTAACAGACATTAATGCACTGTTAAATGAATCTGTGAATTTGGCATACCACGGAATGCGAGCACAACATAGCTCATTTAACCTTGCCATCAAACTGGATTTTGATGAAATAGCGCCAATGAAGGTTGTAGCATCAGATATGAGCCGTGTTTTCTTAAACTTAATTAATAATGCCTGCTACGCTACCCACGCTAAAGCAAAGCAGCAACGGAACCTCACTGACGCGTCCTATATCCCCCAACTAACTGTCAGCACTCGCGATTTAGAAACACACGTCAAGATCTATGTCCGCGATAATGGTTTGGGGATTGCTCCTGAAATTCAAACAAAAATATTTGAACCTTTTTTTACCACCAAGCCGGCTGGTGAAGGAACTGGGCTGGGTTTGTCAATGAGCCACAAAATTATCGTGCAGGAACATCAGGGAAAAATTCAAGTTGATAGTGAATATGGGCACTATACCGAGTTTATTATCACTTTGCCAAAAACGATCGAACTCCCAACGCTAATTGAATCGAGGAGAGACGCAGAATGA
- a CDS encoding response regulator: MKRVMIVDDEKDVEVLFKQRFRKEIKQGQVEFCFMFSAEAALDYLKHHYPVCLALILTDINMPGMNGLELLRIIKESFTDLTVIMVTAYGDEQNYQTALQYGADDYIHKPIEFDRLKAKIFES, from the coding sequence ATGAAAAGAGTCATGATTGTGGATGATGAAAAGGATGTGGAGGTGTTGTTTAAGCAGCGGTTTCGCAAAGAAATTAAGCAGGGACAGGTTGAATTTTGCTTTATGTTTTCGGCCGAGGCAGCACTAGATTATTTAAAACATCATTACCCTGTTTGCTTAGCGTTAATTTTAACAGATATTAATATGCCGGGTATGAATGGACTTGAACTACTTCGGATCATTAAAGAAAGTTTTACGGATTTAACAGTGATTATGGTGACAGCCTATGGAGATGAACAAAACTACCAAACAGCCCTACAATACGGTGCAGATGATTATATTCATAAACCGATCGAGTTCGATCGCCTAAAAGCAAAAATATTTGAATCTTAA